A genomic segment from Stenotrophomonas maltophilia encodes:
- a CDS encoding S-(hydroxymethyl)glutathione dehydrogenase/class III alcohol dehydrogenase, translating into MKSRAAVAFGPGQPLQIVEIDVAPPKAGEVLVKITHTGVCHTDAFTLSGDDPEGLFPVVLGHEGAGIVVDVGEGVTSVKPGDHVIPLYTAECGECLFCKSGKTNLCVSVRATQGKGVMPDGTSRFSYNGEPLYHYMGCSTFSEYTVVAEVSLAKINPDANPEHVCLLGCGVTTGIGAVHNTAKVQEGDSVAVFGLGGIGLAVIQGARQAKAGRIIAVDTNPSKFELAREFGATDCINPKDFDKPIQQVIVEMTTWGVDHSFECIGNVNVMRAALECAHRGWGQSVVIGVAGSGQEISTRPFQLVTGRKWMGTAFGGVKGRSQLPGMVEDAMKGDIELAPFVTHTMDLDKINEAFDLMHEGKSIRSVVHY; encoded by the coding sequence ATGAAGTCCCGTGCCGCCGTCGCCTTTGGTCCCGGCCAGCCGCTGCAGATCGTCGAGATCGACGTCGCCCCGCCGAAGGCGGGCGAAGTGCTGGTCAAGATCACCCACACCGGTGTCTGCCACACCGATGCGTTCACCCTGTCCGGCGATGATCCGGAAGGCCTGTTCCCGGTGGTGCTGGGCCATGAAGGCGCCGGCATCGTGGTGGATGTCGGCGAGGGCGTGACCAGCGTCAAGCCGGGCGACCACGTGATTCCGCTGTACACCGCCGAGTGCGGCGAGTGCCTGTTCTGCAAGAGCGGCAAGACCAACCTGTGCGTGTCGGTGCGCGCCACCCAGGGCAAGGGCGTGATGCCCGACGGCACCAGCCGCTTCAGCTACAACGGCGAGCCGCTGTACCACTACATGGGCTGCTCGACCTTCAGCGAGTACACCGTGGTGGCCGAAGTCTCGCTGGCCAAGATCAATCCGGACGCGAACCCGGAGCATGTCTGCCTGCTCGGCTGCGGCGTCACCACCGGCATTGGGGCGGTACACAACACCGCCAAGGTGCAGGAAGGCGACAGCGTGGCCGTGTTCGGCCTCGGTGGCATCGGCCTGGCGGTGATCCAGGGTGCGCGCCAGGCCAAGGCCGGTCGCATCATCGCGGTGGACACCAATCCGTCCAAGTTCGAACTGGCGCGCGAATTCGGCGCCACCGACTGCATCAACCCGAAGGACTTCGACAAGCCGATCCAGCAGGTCATCGTTGAAATGACCACCTGGGGCGTGGACCACAGCTTCGAGTGCATCGGCAACGTCAACGTGATGCGTGCGGCGCTGGAGTGCGCGCATCGTGGCTGGGGCCAGAGCGTGGTGATCGGCGTGGCCGGCTCGGGCCAGGAGATCTCCACCCGGCCGTTCCAGCTGGTGACCGGCCGCAAGTGGATGGGCACCGCCTTCGGTGGCGTGAAGGGCCGCAGCCAGCTGCCGGGCATGGTCGAGGACGCGATGAAGGGCGATATCGAACTGGCCCCGTTCGTCACCCACACCATGGACCTGGACAAGATCAACGAAGCCTTCGACCTGATGCATGAAGGCAAGTCGATCCGTTCGGTGGTCCATTACTGA
- the frmR gene encoding formaldehyde-responsive transcriptional repressor FrmR: MPHSPEEKKKVLARVRRIRGQCDALDRALEAGADCGPVLQQIAAIRGAVNGLMSEVMEAHLREEFGQPAASDEQRAERVRDMSALIRSYLK, translated from the coding sequence GAAGAAGGTCCTGGCCCGCGTGCGCCGCATCCGTGGCCAGTGCGATGCGCTGGACCGCGCGCTGGAAGCCGGCGCCGACTGCGGGCCGGTGCTGCAGCAGATCGCCGCCATCCGTGGCGCGGTCAACGGCCTGATGTCCGAGGTGATGGAGGCCCATCTGCGCGAGGAGTTTGGCCAGCCCGCAGCCTCCGACGAACAGCGCGCCGAACGCGTGCGCGACATGAGCGCGTTGATCCGCTCGTACCTGAAATAA